The Hemitrygon akajei unplaced genomic scaffold, sHemAka1.3 Scf000079, whole genome shotgun sequence DNA window AGCGGGTTCCATCACCCGCCAATCTCTGTGACAACAAAAACCTGCGACACTCATCTCCCTTGAACTTTCACCTTCTCACCTTAATGCGGATCCTCCGGTATTGGATATTTCAACCCTGCGAGGAAAAGATGTGCACTGTCTGTTCTATATACGTCTCGTAATGCTATAAACCTCAATATAAAACTAAACCCGCGCTCACACCAATCCTTTCCGAATTACCGCTTGTCTAATGGCATTACCATCATTAGATGCAAAGTGGTCCCCTGTACAAACCTCTGTCCCCTACTTTTCCGTAGGTGGAGATCAAGTATTACCCTCTCTCGGTGGTAGGAAGCTTTCCTGAAAGCATTTAACATACTATCCCAGTGGTCCTTTCACAGTTTGAGGTGGCCGATAATGCTGCCCCCGTGAAGgagttcatacctttcttattcctcagttccacattCAAAGACTCACCTCGAAGAGATCTTCAGTCTCTCCTAACTGAGCACCGCCGCGATGTTTATCCTAACTATTGaagcaaccccccccccaagcCTAAATCATATATACATTAGCACGACTGAAACAGCTGTAAACTGGAGGGTTGAACTAACAGATCTGCATCTGCAGATGCACTCGTGTTTCCTTTTTAATGATACAACTTTCCCGATGAGATATTAGTTCCATTGCAGTTCAGgagtaaactgagagagttgctcGCTGGCTGAGGAAATGAAGCACCTGCACTATCCCGGGGCGGTGTGGCGCGGACTCCAGCTATTTAGGTTGTGCTGCCCCCtcgtgttcgctcggcagaagacaagaatTCTGGTAGATTTCGGTGGCATTGAGTGCACAGGGTTTCAAGCAgcttatctgtgtgtgtgtgtgtgtgtgtgtgtgtgtgtgtgtgtgtgtgtgtgtgtgtgtgtgtgtgtgtgtgtgtgtgtgtgcgtgtgtgtgtgtgtgtgtttgtgtgtgtgtgtgtgtgcgtgcgtgtgtgtgtgtgtgtgtgtttgtgtgtgtgtgtgtgtgtgtgcgtgcgtgcgtgtgtgtgtgtgtttgtgtgtgcgtgcgtgtgtgtgtgtgtgtgtgtgtgtgtgtgtgtgcgtgtgtgtgtgtgtgtgtgtgtgtgtgtgtgtctgtgagtgtctgtgatcCGGTGGTGTGTTGAGCGAAGtggaaggaagaggaggagagtggaggctAGAGAAAAAGATGGTGCGATTGCAGCCATTGGAGAAAGTGTTCCGGGTGCACACGATCAACCTGTATATTGAGAGCAGTGGACAGGCTCAGAACCGAGAGACCGATAACCTGTGGCGGGAAGCAGGTGTAAACTCTACCCCATTCCCggcaggattccctgtgaacacCAGGATGGAGATCTGATGATGGGGTGAAGCGGCTGAGATGTGGTATGTTGTCGGGGATGGAGATGTTCACGGAAACAGGGAGGGACGTAGGGAAGAGAATGGGTCACGGGGTAGCTTGTATGGGAGGGTGTGACAGAGAAGGGAGGGGGCAGTGGAGGTGCTATGTGACAGGCTGGGAGGATTTTAGGAGAGTGAGGGCTTGAGGGAAAtgcggagggatttgaagaggaagTGGGTTATGGTGTCAGGAGGAAGGTGTCCGTTATACACTGCAGATCATGTCAGTGTGTCGGGAAAGATAAGGGACATGTTTTTCTCACGGTGAGAGATGTGTCGGTGCCACGGAGTTATGTGTGTCACAATCATCGTAAGGGTTCCCACTGTGTCCCTTTGAGGATTGTGACGCACCCACCGTACCATCCCATCAGACATACCCgaagtcagactcagagtgaagctccctccacactgacccatcacacactccaggggtcagacacagtgaatctccctccattcagTTCCATTACGCATTTCCGGGGTcggatacagagtgaatctccctccacactgtcccatcgcacacccCCGGAGTTAAATACAGagtgaagcccccccccccacactgtccccaCTCACACCCCCGGAGTTAAATACAGagtgaagccccccccccccccacactgttccatcacacactcccggggtcagacacagagtgaatctccctccacaccggcccctCAGACACCTCCGGGATcacacacagagagaagctcattccacagtgtcccatcgcacactgccGGGtcgatggatcagccatgatgaaaaagcGAGCAGACTCTAAGGCCTCAGTCTGCTCCTAATCTGTTTGATCTGAATTGTAGTTCCTCTGTTCCTGGGGGTCAGAAACTCAGAGTGGGGCGAACGCATTCATGCAGACACGAAGGAATTGTCATGTTCCCAACAGAACAGGACAGGCGTCCAGGTTTCTGCACGTCCAATCCCCGGAATGTCGCTGTCCATTTAAGTCTCAGACACGCAAGTATTCAGTGCTCAGCCGTAAGAGTTCCCCTTCAAGTACGACTGTGTGTGACGTCTTTGGATTGGGTTCGGGATTTCATGTTTATTTCCAGTCGGAGTCTGAGTTAATTCCGGACCTTACTCTGCATTTGGATCCAACACCACCCATCGCTCTCTTGTTGCATAAGAGATTATTACCTCCGGATTAGGAAGAGATGTGATCTCTCAGTTGGGTTGGGTTATCCAGAACCAGTTTCTAtggatgtacggtggagagcgttctgtcttgtcgcatcgccgcctggtgtggaggctgcgaCGCTTAGAATCGGAAGATGCTTCAGAGAGTTCGGGACTCAGCCAAAACTCTGACGGTCACACCTCTCCCCACTAATGGGGGCATTTTCAAGAGGCGATGCCTTGAAAGTGCGACATCCATCACGGAGGACCCGCTCCACCCGGGAGAAGCTCTCTGCCTGTTAGTACTGTTCCGAACCCAGAGGTTTCGTTTACGGTGGACTGTCGCTTTAAGGCGCCTGcgtgaggcgggactatgacgtcagtcacaagtTGAAGTGGTTTGCTTCggatttgtttttacacagacatAGGGAGATTGACCAGTCGAGAGAGGGAGAATATCAGAGACTGGGGAAGTCGATCGCCTCAGCATGTCGGAACTGGGGCTTGGAAGTCTCCGATGCCCGCAAGGGTGGGTTAAACATCGGCACACGGTTCACAACGAGTATGGGACAGTCGCTTCGTATAAACCATAGGAGTGGAATTTAGCGGTATCTTATGGGACACTTGTGtagcccttgcctgggtatgttgtgtaaCCActcgaagacgatattcctgtgacaggtcactttcggtgataattcgcaTGTGGATTTGGAACGTCACGTCGGACAAGATCCACGGCGACAGTTTTCTCGTTTGAGCAGCGTGAGATCTGTGGAATAATTCGTACTAACCTTCTCTCTCCATTACAACTTTTATTTCTCTCCCCATCGTTTATTTCGTGTATTGCTGAcatttcctactttaccatctcaagactctgaccCTTATTCCCCCAAACTCAACAGTTATATTTGCGCACAAGCATACGCATAAcattgttaacttctgtttatcttgGTTGTGTTATTATATAATAAGCAGATAGTAATAAAGATAattgttttaacatcaaaaccagactccaagtgtaatctattgctgctggatcgtttctaaaacgttacattGCGTAACACCACCATCAGCGAGGAGACGCAGGAGACGGAACACCGACACACAACGATCCATGGACAGCATCCGCCACTGCGCCATACATCTCTCAACACAAGAGCGACATTTTATCTGTATGTATTAATATTTGTAATTTACATCAGTTGTACATCTTTCCGGCCCGCAGTTGCTTGAGGTGAGAGTGGACGGAAAGGAGAACGAGAAAGAGCGAGGTCAGCGAGACGGAGGAGTTAGAAcggagtggggtgggagggggtagAGATCTGGGAAAAGGGGGAGAGATGGGAAAGAAGTGGGTAGAGAAAGCGGACAAAGGCAAGGAAATAGGAAACATTgatagcagaattgatgggcctaattctactcttatgtccTGTGGTGTTATTGTGTTCGGTTGTaatcgcctcattataggaaggatgattCAAGTCGGCCCCACTggctgttgacagagatcctggatcttttcaggaacATCCGCGAACAAAGGTgcagacttctcacagatgaaatgCCAATCACGATCGCAAGGAAAACTCATTCCGGACTCTTCGCACTGACTGCAGGCGGTCGTTCGAGAGTGCACCTTGTACAGGAGTCCAGTAAACACTTCTCTATCAAAGAGGATTAAACAATTTATAGAGAAAAAACAACTCCAGCAGGCAACCCAAGATGGTCGCACAACTAATCACATTAAACAGCGCTCTCCTTACAACCATGAGGCCGTCAACAAACTAAtttcactgtcccactctgtccccacagcactgtgttaATCTCCAAACGAATTCCACTGCACCTCGCTCCCCTCAAATCTGTTTCAGTTCCCAAAAAAATCTCATTGCCCACATAATTATTGAAGTCTGGAAATAAATCCCAAAGGCCCACTCTCTTTAGCTCTATGTGAGTCACTTAATTAATTCCATTGcccctcctctccccacagcttGGTGTCAGTCTTCAAACTAATCCCGCTGCACCGTGCTCTCCCCACAGTCACGGACCCACCGGCAAACCTGTACCACTGAAAACACTCCCTCCCAGAACACTGCATAAGTCTGAAAACTGATCTCACTGACCCACCCTGTGCACACAGCCCTGTATCGGTCTTGAAACTAATCCAattgtcccactccctcccctcagaTCTCTATCAGTAACCAACCTAATCCCGCTGCccaactcttttctcacagaaaaATATCAGTCCGCAAGctaatcccactctctctccctctcctcacagtTCCATGTCAGTCCAAACTTATTCCACAGGATCGCGCACTCTCCACAGCCCTGCGTGAACAagcaaaatgattccagggtaGGATGCTTCCATATGACACTCTGaaattcctcaaaatattccGCTGCTCGGTCCTTCCCGGACAGACACGTCTCGGTTCCTGAAATGTTCCTGTTTTTACCATCCTCTCCCGGCAAGCTCGGACAGTTTTCAAACAGAACCCAATTCCagtccccctccctcttcccacaAATCTACTTCAGCCCGTAAACCAACATCATTTTCTCCCCCCCAGGACTATGTCACTCCCCAACTCCCAATCCACAGATCAGGCCAAATCTCACCCAtcttcgcattttccaatccagtacgCATGGTGTCGGGAGACAAGAGAGCGGGAAACAATATTCTGTGAAATTAATTTCTTTCGATTAGTACCTAGAATCAAACACTGTTTACGGAGACTCTCTAGGTTGTCTGAAAGGAAGGTGCGATAGAAGCTACAACCTGTGTCTGATCCCAGtaatgtgtcatgggacggtgcggagggatgttcactctgtgtctgaccccgggagtgtgtgatgggactgtgcggagggatgttcactctgtgtctgaccccgagagtgtgtgatgggacggtgcggagggatgttcactctgtgtctgaccccgggagtgtgtgatgggacggtatggagggagattcactctgcgtctgaccccgggagtctgtgatgggatggtgcggaggatattcactcagtgtctggccccgggagtgtgtgatgggacggtgtggagggagattcactctgtgtctgaccccgggagtgtgtgatgggacggtgtggagggagattcactctgtgacagaTCCTGGGTGTGTGTTTTGGGTATTTCACTCTGTACGCCGGGACTGTGTGACAAGTCCTTTGTTAGTGTGGGATCTTTTCGCGTTGTGGTGCTTACCGCTTCATCCTTTGAATTGATTTCGAGAAGGCTTGAATCACGTTTTAAACATCCTTGCATCGCTGTGCGGAAAGATGTTTCAAACGGCGAGACGTAATAACACCTGTCGTTAATTCTGATCCAGTCCTTGGAACacgtttgctctggaaatcagcAGTAAggaacagtgaatctccctccacactgcccatGGCAGACACTCGGTGAATCTTAGAAAAGTTCCTTCTACTCCGTCTGATCACGCAAACGCGAAAAGTTCCCTCCGTATCGTCCGATCACAGAAAGCAAAACTCTATCCAGACCACGTCATGCGTTACCGGTTTCAGACACTGAGAGATGCCGCGGCGCATTTCCCCTTAGCTTCCCGTCACACGCTCAGAATGTCAAACACCGAGTGTCATCACACAGTCCCGCTGTCAGCTACAGAGAAAAGCttcaaacacaccgtcccatcacacactcccggggtcagacaaagagttaagctctctctctctctctctctctctctctctctctctctctctctctctctctctctcactctctctctcctctctcctctctctctctctctctctctccctctctctctctccctctcctctctctccctctctctctctctctctctctctctctctctctctctcagccgccCCACCCTGTGATGCCGAGAGGTAGGAGTCCGTGTTGCCTCACCTCTGTTACTGGTCAGGAATTGGCAAAGTATCTGGTAGTTTCGGCCGGAGGTGATttgagactgacgaatctgtaATACTGAGAGGGATGGTGAACGACGTTTAGCTTTAACAGTGACGTGTGAGACATTGTCACGGTGCTGCGCTGTCGCGGTAAGTGGTGTGTCATTGTCACGGTGCGGGGCAGTTCATGTTGAAAagcgtgtcggtgtcacagtgagtggtgacaCAGTGTCACTTGCAAGGGCGTGTCGGTGTCTCTCTGAGGTGTGTTCCGGTGTCGCCTTGAGGAGTGTATCAGTCGCAGGGTCAGGGCtatgtcgatgttacagtgaggggtgcattgctgtctctgtgagtgtcatgtctgtgtcacggtgagggtTGTGTTCTTGTCGCGTTTAGGAGTGTGTCTGTGTCGCGTACGGGGGCGTGTCAGCGCTTCGGTGAATGTATTGTTGGTGTTATAGTGAATGGTATGTCGGTTTCACTGTGAGACTGGATTGTGTTACGGGAAAGGCCGTGTTATTGTCACGGTTAAGGGGAGTGCTTGTGTCACGTTGAGGATCGTGTCGGCATCACTGTGACGTTTTACGCTAACTCTTCATCCCAACTCTGTTAGTTTACGTTCTGGCTCAATCCGGAGCCTTTTCGACTCACCATAGATCGAAAGCCCGGCCACTATCGCGATGAGGACGGAGGCAACTAGGCAGAGCAGGCAAATCTTATGGTACGGTTTATTTTCGCTCTTCTCTTTCGACTCCTGTTTATGCGGACCTGCAGAGAGAACATTCAGCGTGTGCGTGAATTCAGCCGTGAACCCCAGTGTTGCTGCCACCCACCCACCATCTGCGCTCTCTCCTTCTACCAcgatcacccctccctctctcaatctcaTCTACTTTCAGCCGTCATCGCCGACAGTCCAAATTCCTTGACTTGGCAAAGGCTGACAGGTGTCTAACGGATTCCAGAGATCAGtcagatctcccctgagcctcCTCCGCTCCAGAGGAAGCGACCCAGGTGTCCGACCTCTCGTTGTAACACATGCCACCGAATCCCGGCAGAGTCCTGTTAAACCTCACCNNNNNNNNNNNNNNNNNNNNNNNNNNNNNNNNNNNNNNNNNNNNNNNNNNNNNNNNNNNNNNNNNNNNNNNNNNNNNNNNNNNNNNNNNNNNNNNNNNNNNNNNNNNNNNNNNNNNNNNNNNNNNNNNNNNNNNNNNNNNNNNNNNNNNNNNNNNNNNNNNNNNNNNNNNNNNNNNNNNNNNNNNNNNNNNNNNNNNNNNNNNNNNNNNNNNNNNNNNNNNNNNNNNNNNNNNNNNNNNNNNNNNNNNNNNNNNNNNNNNNNNNNNNNNNNNNNNNNNNNNNNNNNNNNNNNNNNNNNNNNNNNNNNNNNNNNNNNNNNNNNNNNNNNNNNNNNNNNNNNNNNNNNNNNNNNNNNNNNNNNNNNNNNNNNNNNNNNNNNNNNNNNNNNNNNNNNNNNNNNNNNNNNNNNNNNNNNNNNNNNNNNNNNNNNNNNNNNNNNNNNNNNNNNNNNNNNNNNNNNNNNNNNNNNNNNNNNNNNNNNNNNNNNNNNNNNNNNNNNNNNNNNNNNNNNNNNNNNNNNNNNNNNNNNNNNNNNNNNNNNNNNNNNNNNNNNNNNNNNNNNNNNNNNNNNNNNNNNNNNNNNNNNNNNNNNNNNNNNNNNNNNNNNNNNNNNNNNNNNNNNNNNNNNNNNNNNNNNNNNNNNNNNNNNNNNNNNNNNNNNNNNNNNNNNNNNNNNNNNNNNNNNNNNNNNNNNNNNNNNNNNNNNNNNNNNNNNNNNNNNNNNNNNNNNNNNNNNNNNNNNNNNNNNNNNNNNNNNNNNNNNNNNNNNNNNNNNNNNNNNNNNNNNNNNNNNNNNNNNNNNNNNNNNNNNNNNNNNNNNNNNNNNNNNNNNNNNNNNNNNNNNNNNNNNNNNNNNNNNNNNNNNNNNNNNNNNNNNNNNNNNNNNNNNNNNNNNNNNNNNNNNNNNNNNNNNNNNNNNNNNNNNNNNNNNNNNNNNNNNNNNNNNNNNNNNNNNNNNNNNNNNNNNNNNNNNNNNNNNNNNNNNNNNNNNNNNNNNNNNNNNNNNNNNNNNNNNNNNNNNNNNNNNNNNNNNNNNNNNNNNNNNNNNNNNNNNNNNNNNNNNNNNNNNNNNNNNNNNNNNNNNNNNNNNNNNNNNNNNNNNNNNNNNNNNNNNNNNNNNNNNNNNNNNNNNNNNNNNNNNNNNNNNNNNNNNNNNNNNNNNNNNNNNNNNNNNNNNNNNNNNNNNNNNNNNNNNNNNNNNNNNNNNNNNNNNNNNNNNNNNNNNNNNNNNNNNNNNNNNNNNNNNNNNNNNNNNNNNNNNNNNNNNNNNNNNNNNNNNNNNNNNNNNNNNNNNNNNNNNNNNNNNNNNNNNNNNNNNNNNNNNNNNNNNNNNNNNNNNNNNNNNNNNNNNNNNNNNNNNNNNNNNNNNNNNNNNNNNNNNNNNNNNNNNNNNNNNNNNNNNNNNNNNNNNNNNNNNNNNNNNNNNNNNNNNNNNNNNNNNNNNNNNNNNNNNNNNNNNNNNNNNNNNNNNNNNNNNNNNNNNNNNNNNNNNNNNNNNNNNNNNNNNNNNNNNNNNNNNNNNNNNNNNNNNNNNNNNNNNNNNNNNNNNNNNNNNNNNNNNNNNNNNNNNNNNNNNNNNNNNNNNNNNNNNNNNNNNNNNNNNNNNNNNNNNNNNNNNNNNNNNNNNNNNNNNNNNNNNNNNNNNNNNNNNNNNNNNNNNNNNNNNNNNNNNNNNNNNNNNNNNNNNNNNNNNNNNNNNNNNNNNNNNNNNNNNNNNNNNNNNNNNNNNNNNNNNNNNNNNNNNNNNNNNNNNNNNNNNNNNNNNNNNNNNNNNNNNNNNNNNNNNNNNNNNNNNNNNNNNNNNNNNNNNNNNNNNNNNNNNNNNNNNNNNNNNNNNNNNNNNNNNNNNNNNNNNNNNNNNNNNNNNNNNNNNNNNNNNNNNNNNNNNNNNNNNNNNNNNNNNNNNNNNNNNNNNNNNNNNNNNNNNNNNNNNNNNNNNNNNNNNNNNNNNNNNNNNNNNNNNNNNNNNNNNNNNNNNNNNNNNNNNNNNNNNNNNNNNNNNNNNNNNNNNNNNNNNNNNNNNNNNNNNNNNNNNNNNNNNNNNNNNNNNNNNNNNNNNNNNNNNNNNNNNNNNNNNNNNNNNNNNNNNNNNNNNNNNNNNNNNNNNNNNNNNNNNNNNNNNNNNNNNNNNNNNNNNNNNNNNNNNNNNNNNNNNNNNNNNNNNNNNNNNNNNNNNNNNNNNNNNNNNNNNNNNNNNNNNNNNNNNNNNNNNNNNNNNNNNNNNNNNNNNNNNNNNNNNNNNNNNNNNNNNNNNNNNNNNNNNNNNNNNNNNNNNNNNNNNNNNNNNNNNNNNNNNNNNNNNNNNNNNNNNNNNNNNNNNNNNNNNNNNNNNNNNNNNNNNNNNNNNNNNNNNNNNNNNNNNNNNNNNNNNNNNNNNNNNNNNNNNNNNNNNNNNNNNNNNNNNNNNNNNNNNNNNNNNNNNNNNNNNNNNNNNNNNNNNNNNNNNNNNNNNNNNNNNNNNNNNNNNNNNNNNNNNNNNNNNNNNNNNNNNNNNNNNNNNNNNNNNNNNNNNNNNNNNNNNNNNNNNNNNNNNNNNNNNNNNNNNNNNNNNNNNNNNNNNNNNNNNNNNNNNNNNNNNNNNNNNNNNNNNNNNNNNNNNNNNNNNNNNNNNNNNNNNNNNNNNNNNNNNNNNNNNNNNNNNNNNNNNNNNNNNNNNNNNNNNNNNNNNNNNNNNNNNNNNNNNNNNNNNNNNNNNNNNNNNNNNNNNNNNNNNNNNNNNNNNNNNNNNNNNNNNNNNNNNNNNNNNNNNNNNNNNNNNNNNNNNNNNNNNNNNNNNNNNNNNNNNNNNNNNNNNNNNNNNNNNNNNNNNNNNNNNNNNNNNNNNNNNNNNNNNNNNNNNNNNNNNNNNNNNNNNNNNNNNNNNNNNNNNNNNNNNNNNNNNNNNNNNNNNNNNNNNNNNNNNNNNNNNNNNNNNNNNNNNNNNNNNNNNNNNNNNNNNNNNNNNNNNNNNNNNNNNNNNNNNNNNNNNNNNNNNNNNNNNNNNNNNNNNNNNNNNNNNNNNNNNNNNNNNNNNNNNNNNNNNNNNNNNNNNNNNNNNNNNNNNNNNNNNNNNNNNNNNNNNNNNNNNNNNNNNNNNNNNNNNNNNNNNNNNNNNNNNNNNNNNNNNNNNNNNNNNNNNNNNNNNNNNNNNNNNNNNNNNNNNNNNNNNNNNNNNNNNNNNNNNNNNNNNNNNNNNNNNNNNNNNNNNNNNNNNNNNNNNNNNNNNNNNNNNNNNNNNNNNNNNNNNNNNNNNNNNNNNNNNNNNNNNNNNNNNNNNNNNNNNNNNNNNNNNNNNNNNNNNNNNNNNNNNNNNNNNNNNNNNNNNNNNNNNNNNNNNNNNNNNNNNNNNNNNNNNNNNNNNNNNNNNNNNNNNNNNNNNNNNNNNNNNNNNNNNNNNNNNNNNNNNNNNNNNNNNNNNNNNNNNNNNNNNNNNNNNNNNNNNNNNNNNNNNNNNNNNNNNNNNNNNNNNNNNNNNNNNNNNNNNNNNNNNNNNNNNNNNNNNNNNNNNNNNNNNNNNNNNNNNNNNNNNNNNNNNNNNNNNNNNNNNNNNNNNNNNNNNNNNNNNNNNNNNNNNNNNNNNNNNNNNNNNNNNNNNNNNNNNNNNNNNNNNNNNNNNNN harbors:
- the LOC140722530 gene encoding C-type lectin domain family 9 member A-like; protein product: MTAESPHKQESKEKSENKPYHKICLLCLVASVLIAIVAGLSIYVLQIRQSQITSGRNYQILCQFLTSNREQTCSKDWIRINDRCYYVSPFETSFRTAMQGCLKRDSSLLEINSKDEANIVSRSLVSRHHAYWIGKCEDGEVFTGLLYKVHSRTTACSQCEESGMSFPCDRDWHFICEKSAPLFADVPEKIQDLCQQPVGPT